CAGATATTGAATAACGGTTGTCACCACTgaactcaaaatgtaaaaattattaaaatcatgaCTTGTCACACAAtcctatttgtatttaaatattaaacttaagtcCGAAATGGCTTATTCAAGGTTACCACCAAAAATATAAACTCACCATATTGTTACCATCAAAACTTTTACCTTATTGCCATTACATTGTGAAAAATGTACTCATGCATGTTTGTTTtcctattaaatttgtatacgtattctctatttttatacattaactaAGCGTAACAGCCCTTTCACACAGGCTGGTTGTAAAGAGTACTTACATGTTTGTTTGCCTACGTGTCACACGAAAATGGACTCAGCAGGAACATTACATTTTGCCTCCGTTCAGTGACATAATATTCGATTGTCACGGGCGTATACATGAGGGAAGATACTTTTTAAGgcaaatatttttcttgaaaaatcaCGTTAAagtagtaagttttaaaattttacaaaatctaaaatttaatgtaatttgtcatcaaattttgaaatttgtcgCAGCTTGTTGAGAGGTGGACTTCACAACTTTCTTTTAAGAGACCTATAATTAAGAAGGATGTGAGAGGATCAATGTTTGTACGAAATTTTCGTAAGTCTATTAATGTGAAGACCCCTTAGTTTGAAAATCCTGAGAATAATTAAGATTCGACATGGGTTCAGACAAATTCGGTATAGTAGCcaagtaaaattttagttttatatcaacAATACTtagtagaaattattttttttgaaaataacgtttctaccatttttaattttaaacactaatgaAATTAATGAACCAATTTATATATACTCTTTAGAAAAAGTAATCTCTTTGTTATTTCTTATGTTGATATGAAAATTATACGGCAGCAatcaataatgtatataataaggTATACAGgtgaaatcatatttttatagtaaaggAAGTAGGTTTTTATCGTTTTTAAAAGTCACTGATAAGTATCCCAGCATGGATGTGTGTAGGATATTCGACCTTTGTACAACAGCCTGCGACAGAGATACCGCTTAGTCAATCTCAGTTCTGAACGTGATTTTCATGTTTGAGGAAATACTTCATTCCTGCCAGAAACAACACAGGCAAACTTCTCAACGCTGTTTACTGTAAGTTGTGAAACATTTTTTCTGTGCATTTCccgttaatttaaaataaaatactgatagacctttatacatatttgataCATTTGCACTACAGAGTTTCAAAAATGAGAGCGCTCGATCTTGATGATCTGATAGCCAAAAGTGCTGTGTGTTTCAAAACTAACTAATAACTCTAAGTTCCTAGAGAATCTTGAAACTTGGTACAGAGGTTCCTCTGGGTCAAAAGAAGGACGTCAATGCTATTAAGGTCAAAAGGTTAAAAGTGCAGTCCGTCCGCCTGTCTTTCCGTCAGTACCTCTGTCGTTACGATCTGTCAGGTTcctcgatactccgttgtatcggATTCTGCGTCACCATTCTGTATCTGATCCACATCCGACCATAGATACCTACTTCTTCTAATTTCAATACAACACAAAGTGAgcaaaaaaaacttaataatgttcCATAACAGGTTTTGAGCAGTGAAACAATTGGTAACgctttttttaaagtgttttctttTCTTAAGACCGTACAAAGATTCCTGCATGGAGGAAATATAATTCTATAGAAAAGCAGCTTTGGAGGCATTTTCCATATCataatgcatttaaaaatctctttttcttttaatacgaTCAttctggttttaattaatttgtctgcGTTTAATGTAAGATCTGTCTGGTAGCCCTAGGATTTGTTGAACCTTGGATCACGAGGAACTGCAGTATTTCGGACCATTTTTGTAAGTAAGAGGAATACACTAAATAGTTAGTAAGACATACTTATGGTTACCATCGTTCGGCTTACTTTAAACATCCAGGACATGTTTGAGACCTGTGCGTCATCCTGAGCTTGTTCATGATACGGAGTCGTTGATTAACCAAGAGGGCATcttcagttaaattaaaatactacactaaaaacacacacaaaattaaagcGTGACACagtgaaataataattgttacaaaacacataatttaatttgaacataTGGACTCATGATGCGTATCTCGTGCCGAGAGATGGTTTTCTTGCTGAACAGTAAAATAGTTACAGGCCTGTGGACACAAACACGAAAGCATCGTAGTGCGACAAATAAGAGACCCTAATACATTTCATTACAGCGggcatttttgtaaaacatattttaacccCAGAGGCGTCGTATGAAACACACAAACATATCAAATATGcgtatttctttgaaaaaaaaagacGTTTTCTCTGGTCGTATTTGGTAGATTTCGTACAAGTTGCTTTCATAAACTCAGACTAAATTTGGTTCAGAGACAGTATTTACATGTAGCCTGGATAAATTCTTTAGCAAGTCTctaacatattgttttatataaagcATATCAAAATTTGGGGCTTTCGAAGTGgtgcaaaataattatcttagttATTTCATAACATAGTCAAAATTAATATGcttttgcaataaaatttaaacgaCTTTTACTGTTGAGCATTTCTGATATCTAGATTTTCAATATGGGGCCGTTAAAGGTTAGAAACGAAATTGGTATAACTCAGTTGATGGGCATTGTAGAACAAAAcgaaaaactgtatattttaagttcatttacaaCAATCTTGTTTTTACCTGTCCATGTATCTGATAAAGTTTCCTGAAAGTTgctacacaaatatttatttttacacactatCATAGTATAAATACAAGTGTGTATGCAGGTACTTGTCGTAATCAATATGCCTAGTCTTCAAATTAAAGTGTTGTATGAATTGTCCTtcacaaataataatgtattttctgtTCGACAATTGGATATTATAGCCGCACTTAACGTTTTTATTTGATACTAATTAGTATGctttatatgaaaatttgtatataaaatcgtacattttaataacaatggtATACTATCAAATTTCTGCTGGTTTTTTTTTCCgtttaaaggaaataatttttaagactaATTCCATAAAGTTAAAAGGCTACAAAATACTTTTTTCGTATCAGTTTGCTGTTATGTACATCACCCCGTCTTatcgtaaataattattaaagtattatcgTTATCCGGGATTATTTCACCATTTAATGTGCAAAATAGTTCAGATAAAAATGGTACGGATGATTTGGGGTCTGCCTTAATATATTTCCGACAATTGGTCagttaatcaaattaatttatgagGTAGTCATTGTGTTGTGTTTAGAAACTGTcccagattattattttatttcttacgcATATATCCGAAATAGGATAGTATTCCTAAAGTATATCCGAAGTGTACGTACTGGATTAAACATGCAGGAGTAATGTTTTTACTCTGTTGCATCGTGATGTGTATACGGGTATCCGTTATAGTTGAGAGACATACCGACATACTGTGCTATAGAGTAGGACTGGACTAGTGAGTGGAGTGCATATATTAAGAGATTTGCTCAGTAATCAAACGAAGTAAACTAATTACAGTTTCTGCAACACATAGCTGTAGCAAATGTCTGTAATCCAGGTAAACTTTCAAATCacctattgttaataatgtataaaaaaattgtgtttggcaaaTAAACTGAGGGTTACAATTGCCAATAAGTTATAAGGAACCTAGCCtgattaattacaatattgtcCTTGCTTGTGATACCTTAAAAGTCAGTAGTCATTAAAAACTGTGGGAAAGTAGTCACGCAAGATTTGGGAGGAGGAGGGGCAACATTTTTTCGCGTAAGGCGACGACAAAGCTAACCCTTTCAATCCTCATCTTCTTAAACCTGCACGGATTGGTTCTTGATCTTCTGATCAGAATGGTTCCTACGTCTAGAAATCATCCAAATTTAATCTGACAATGAATGTTTGATTTCTCTTGTTTGGCTACCGAGAAGTATCAATTTGTTCAGAGTCATCGATAAACACCAATGCGAGATTAGACAGAGTAGCCTAAATTTGTCTCCGTTATCAGGATGTTTGACCCCAGACTCGACACACCCGACCTTCAACAGTAGCGTTGACAACTGTTACGACGCCCGAAAATCGGTGTTTGTCGTTGGACATCACCGTGGTGTCTTAGTTTGGGTTATAATAGTTTCCAAAAGTAGTGTCTATAGAGTAGATCCTTTGTCAGCTTTTAACGGTAAGAGTAGAAGTAGTAGTGAGAGGAAGTATAACagacctttaaattttaaaaataattaattttaaagtctaaaatttagaaaaaactgtgCTAACTGCAGAAAGGATcgaaaacataaacacaaacacaaacaaatatattttaggcaAACTTCACCTTTATTGAGCAAACATTTTAACTACTATAAAGTACctgaagaatatttttacaaataatcagCAATCAGTTTCCATCATAGCTATTAGctctgtgttttaaattttttaaatagtgaaattgtcaataaaagaataatgaatttataaaaaattatatgccttaaatttctaaaatttagtATATTCACATAACTAAgcataaaaagaatattttcgtTAGCCATAAGTTACCAGTAGTATGTACAAAAATGATTCCCAGAAACGTAACCATTGAAAAGAAGAAGTAAAGCTTCATCGAAATCCAGGATGGTTTGTTATAACCAATCATAACgtataaattacatatatgtattatcttttagttactttctaataaaataatttaacttacttGAGCCTTAATTTTAACTTCTTTAGATAGTCTTTTCACATGCATTAAAGTGgtgtataactatttaaatatgaactttatttaattaagatttaccaaataatatagtcagtagttaaaaacaaaaatatcataccttaataattatttatgggGTTTATGGTCAGGATGAAATTGTAATGTGAACCTGTTGTTTCAAAACGTTTTAACATAttacctaattattttaaagaacattatgaaaattaattattgcatttttattgacGAATGAATATtcatatctttatttatacatgtagTATCTGGACAGTTTCCTATTACTTACTATGTAATAACATTTGTTACAAAATGCTAACAATGACAATAGTAATGCcatattattgtacatttcaagTCAAATTTGACTGTCCCGAGTGGTTTAATATACTAATaagaaacttatttatataaacatttgttaggaacaattttataaaaagtacgaAACGTTTTTTGTTTCAGAGAATTATGATGGGCGATCCCATTTATTGGACTCTTGGGTACTTCCTGATTGCAGTGATCTCACTTTTATCCCTTCTTTATCGGTATTTTTCATCCGTTTACAAATACTTTGAAATCCGCGGAATACCTTATGAACCACCCATATTTGCTTTCGGGAGCCTGTGGCCTGTTCTCAGCTTGAAGAAATCATACAACGATTTAATTTATGATATGTATAAAAAGTACAAGAAGGAAAAGATTGTTGGAATTTTCCAATTTTCCAAGAAGagtgttttaataattgataGAGACCTCTTACGGAAGGTTCTGGTGAAGGACTTTGAGTATTTTGATGACAAGAGTCTCCACTATAACAAAGAACTGGAGCCTTTGACTGCCCACTTGTTTTCCTTGGGTGGATATGAGTGGAAAGTTCTTAGAACAAAACTAACACCAACCTTTTCGTCCAGCAAATTGAAAGGGATGTTTCAGGCTGTCATCGACAATGCCCATAAACTGAAAGAGTATGTATCCAAGAAGATTTTGAAGACTGAAGAGTTAGAATGTAAGAGTACGTGTCTAAGATTTGGCCTTGCCGTCATTTCCAGCACTGCTTTTGGTCTTGACATTGACATCGTCACTGAAAAGGCGTCAACATTCTTCAAGATGGCGGAGACAGTATTCGCTCCTACTCTCGGTGGTATGTTCCGAAACAGCCTATGGTTCTATGCAGGGTTCATCGCCAAGACATTCAATTTAAGGATCATCCCCAAGAAAACTCACGACTTCTTCTTTAACCTGGTGAAAGACACAGTTCATTATAGAGAGACACATGGAACTACCAGAAATGATCTTCTGCAGCTACTTATACAGCTCAAACAGGGAGCCAAATTTGGAGGTGAAGGTTAGTAGGCTAGTAGAATAATTTCTTCGTTCATTGTATATATCGTATATCGTACTTGAGTACTGCACTATCAGTACTCGTGTTTGGTACTTCAGCGTTATATAGTAATAACCGACCATAGTACACACATTTAGTGAAAGCGGTTCTCtctatactaaattattttttatttggtaaattacaGTTGTTTTAGTTGAACCATCAAACTTTTTATTGCCTCCCAGAAAATTGGGCCTTTGGCatctctattaaaattaatttatacacgCAATCTactatgtgtaaatatttttagtgtacaACCGGTTTTTGAAAGTGTAGTGTTGTAGTGTAGCTTACTGGGTTTGAAATATACTTCAGCCATAAAATACAGATGGATTACCTAGTGGTTAATGAAAATCTGCTTTTCAAACTTTTCGGTCAATGAACCAGCTGTCTCCTGAAACTTCCTTTCGTGTTCAtgcacaatttttattaaaatctaacttGTGGAAGCCAGCGGCCTCAGGTGGTTATTAGGACCTCCTCCGCATTGCTAGACATTTAAAACATTCAACCTAGTATATACGTTAACATTGTATATTCATTATCTGTATTTAGTTTCTTTATACCTCTTGCAGCCTGCGACCTCTGGCTTTCGATCAAAGGCAGTTTTTAGCGTTTGGATGCTTACAGAGTCTGAGAGGTATTAAAAGCTCACAACTTGTGGGATATCTTGACCTGTAAGAACATTTCGAAATATCCAAGCTTTCTGCTTTTTGAGAACCAAAGTATCAAACACTCTGGAGTACTTGGCAACTGGAAGAGACCTTCATCAAGTAATTTCGGCTTTTAGAGTCTCACAGCTCGGGGAAGTCCAGTCTTATGGGAGCTTCCAAAATAAATAGATTTCGATCCCTGGTACTCCATCTAGAGATTCCCAATGTATAGAAGCTTTCGTCCTGAGTAACCTCAACTTCGTGGGTATTTTCATTCTTTAGGAGCTTCCGACCTATAGGAATCTAGAATCTGTTTACCTTTGGTAACTCTCGGCCTCTAGGAGCTTCTAGCAACTGGAAACGCCACCCTTCAAGAATATTTGATATCTGGGAGTTACCGCTTTTAAGAGGTTTCCGATTCTGGAGATCTGTGAAGTTAACATACTAGAAATAGCTTAGCcacatttatttcatatacaaaGATCGTTAGCTTCTGTtagttcttataaaaatattatatcagcaatattaacaattttacagCTTTAATTCTATATGAGTCTCCCACTGTCTTCACATGACATATAACTTATCCacgttaatgtatattttttccaGAATGGACAATGCATGTCgtgatattttcatttaattccaTAAGTAAACATAACAGcttatttatatatcttattgtaaatgctttagttaagtttttttttttttttttttt
The Homalodisca vitripennis isolate AUS2020 chromosome 1, UT_GWSS_2.1, whole genome shotgun sequence DNA segment above includes these coding regions:
- the LOC124359253 gene encoding probable cytochrome P450 6a14 isoform X1, whose translation is MMGDPIYWTLGYFLIAVISLLSLLYRYFSSVYKYFEIRGIPYEPPIFAFGSLWPVLSLKKSYNDLIYDMYKKYKKEKIVGIFQFSKKSVLIIDRDLLRKVLVKDFEYFDDKSLHYNKELEPLTAHLFSLGGYEWKVLRTKLTPTFSSSKLKGMFQAVIDNAHKLKEYVSKKILKTEELECKSTCLRFGLAVISSTAFGLDIDIVTEKASTFFKMAETVFAPTLGGMFRNSLWFYAGFIAKTFNLRIIPKKTHDFFFNLVKDTVHYRETHGTTRNDLLQLLIQLKQGAKFGGEDVSITLEELAAQSYVFILGGFETTSNAMSFFLYEMAMNPEVQERVHAEVDAVDEITYDTLAGMEYLEMALDELFRVHSQLGFLNRTCTKDYQVPGTDYVIEKGTEVLVSVQGLHKDPELFPEPERFIPERFSKENKGKIKPFSYMPFGEGPRYCIGKRFAKLMVKAGLAILMKRFSVETSPRTPNPMRYDPRGLTLAAAGGIWLRLVDRQRIQ
- the LOC124359253 gene encoding probable cytochrome P450 6a14 isoform X3, producing the protein MMGDPIYWTLGYFLIAVISLLSLLYRYFSSVYKYFEIRGIPYEPPIFAFGSLWPVLSLKKSYNDLIYDMYKKYKKEKIVGIFQFSKKSVLIIDRDLLRKVLVKDFEYFDDKSLHYNKELEPLTAHLFSLGGYEWKVLRTKLTPTFSSSKLKGMFQAVIDNAHKLKEYVSKKILKTEELECKSTCLRFGLAVISSTAFGLDIDIVTEKASTFFKMAETVFAPTLGGMFRNSLWFYAGFIAKTFNLRIIPKKTHDFFFNLVKDTVHYRETHGTTRNDLLQLLIQLKQGAKFGGEDVSITLEELAAQSYVFILGGFETTSNAMSFFLYEMAMNPEVQERVHAEVDAVDEITYDTLAGMEYLEMALDGKRFAKLMVKAGLAILMKRFSVETSPRTPNPMRYDPRGLTLAAAGGIWLRLVDRQRIQ
- the LOC124359253 gene encoding probable cytochrome P450 6a14 isoform X2; this encodes MMGDPIYWTLGYFLIAVISLLSLLYRYFSSVYKYFEIRGIPYEPPIFAFGSLWPVLSLKKSYNDLIYDMYKKYKKEKIVGIFQFSKKSVLIIDRDLLRKVLVKDFEYFDDKSLHYNKELEPLTAHLFSLGGYEWKVLRTKLTPTFSSSKLKGMFQAVIDNAHKLKEYVSKKILKTEELECKSTCLRFGLAVISSTAFGLDIDIVTEKASTFFKMAETVFAPTLGGMFRNSLWFYAGFIAKTFNLRIIPKKTHDFFFNLVKDTVHYRETHGTTRNDLLQLLIQLKQGAKFGGEDVSITLEELAAQSYVFILGGFETTSNAMSFFLYEMAMNPEVQERVHAEVDAVDEITYDTLAGMEYLEMALDELFRVHSQLGFLNRTCTKDYQVPGTDYVIEKGTEVLVSVQGLHKDPELFPEPERFIPERFSKENKGKRFAKLMVKAGLAILMKRFSVETSPRTPNPMRYDPRGLTLAAAGGIWLRLVDRQRIQ